One Takifugu rubripes chromosome 19, fTakRub1.2, whole genome shotgun sequence genomic window carries:
- the mafbb gene encoding v-maf avian musculoaponeurotic fibrosarcoma oncogene homolog Bb, with product MDFVSDFDLMKFGVKKETMQGIERSFIGPCSQLQRPDSVPSTPGSTPCNSVPSSPNLNLNEQRNNPGGDHFWIPNNGGYPQQMYPQVFGLTPEDAMEALIGATAQQGHPSAPQSHNPPPFQAEYDGYGRLNEPVQMYPGLPSHADMQGIPDGHCQDPYLKDDTGCESPESPEAQQILGAHHHLQGPHSRHDRRSGVESHFSDEQLVSMSVRELNRLLRGLSKDEVMRLKQKRRTLKNRGYAQSCRYKRVQQKHILEHEKSSLVSQVEQLKLELNRLIRERDAYKMKCEKLSGANCYHETGSTSDNPSSPEYSM from the coding sequence ATGGATTTCGTCAGTGATTTTGACTTGATGAAGTTCGGCGTCAAGAAGGAAACGATGCAGGGCATAGAACGCTCCTTCATCGGGCCGTGCAGCCAGCTTCAGAGACCAGATTCTGTACCTTCCACCCCAGGCAGCACGCCCTGCAACTCAGTTCCGTCCTCGCCAAACCTCAATCTTAACGAGCAGAGAAACAACCCCGGGGGCGACCACTTCTGGATACCAAACAACGGGGGCTACCCTCAGCAAATGTATCCTCAAGTTTTCGGTCTGACACCCGAGGACGCAATGGAGGCCCTAATTGGGGCCACGGCGCAGCAGGGACACCCATCGGCGCCCCAGAGCCACAATCCGCCGCCTTTCCAAGCAGAATACGACGGCTACGGCCGCTTGAACGAGCCGGTCCAGATGTACCCAGGACTCCCATCCCACGCCGACATGCAAGGCATCCCGGACGGCCACTGCCAAGACCCTTACCTCAAAGACGACACGGGCTGCGAGTCACCTGAGTCGCCGGAGGCCCAGCAGATCCTCGGGGcccaccatcacctccagggGCCGCACAGCCGCCACGACAGGAGATCGGGAGTTGAATCCCACTTCTCCGACGAGCAGCTGGTGTCCATGTCCGTGCGGGAGCTGAACCGGCTCCTCAGAGGCCTCAGCAAAGACGAGGTGATGCGGCTGAAGCAGAAGCGCCGGACCCTGAAGAACCGGGGTTACGCACAGTCCTGCCGCTACAAGCGCGTCCAGCAGAAACACATTCTGGAGCACGAAAAGAGCAGCCTGGTGTCACAGGTCGAGCAGCTGAAACTGGAACTCAACAGACTCATCCGTGAGAGGGACGCGTACAAAATGAAATGTGAGAAACTCTCCGGCGCGAACTGTTATCACGAAACCGGGTCCACCAGTGACAATCCTTCCTCCCCCGAATATTCCATGTGA
- the fam83d gene encoding protein FAM83D, which translates to MALSQLLDDSPLRSDPKQAGAEDLYNERHRLALEELLSGGLDCFLEFLRKEKLPNFLSDDEIRQIRGAAVSPRCVSLHGEDQGLEQSLSSSVDCSSVTYFPDVSDLEPPLLELGWPAFTAGSYRGVTRAVAHFQPNYGECIYGCKEAARRLIKSAREVIAIVTDSLTDLDIFKDLQEACAIRNVPVYVLLDQSCAPAFLKMCRNIGVCLDDLQQMRVRTITGTNFYMRSGVKVTGKVHERFMLIDGIKVATGSYRFDWTDGKLNSSNLVELSGQITEKFDEEFRILYAQSSPINARRPPGLHASLLLKHAATSSPQVARQKPADAACLTSTPCRKRQTGAAPPLCEPSTPEQRKANPADQSSTVDEPEHMQEEILAGNAAQLPPVVVFGHASTQASRSLTDAAVQTDFQLPRPDQNELPSPGRITQAPPDATFGERQRRYAVIRAKLEHMVTSLSERRELADANATAESHKSCSRPRTHKDDIQEPGRLP; encoded by the exons ATGGCTCTGTCGCAGCTCCTGGACGACTCACCTCTGAGGTCAGACCCCAAACAGGCCGGGGCCGAGGACCTGTACAACGAGAGGCACCGGCTGGCTCTGGAGGAGCTTCTGTCGGGGGGGCTCGACTGCTTCCTGGAGTTCCTCAGGAAAGAGAAGCTCCCGAACTTTCTGTCGGACGACGAGATCCGGCAGATCAGGGGCGCCGCCGTGTCCCCGCGGTGCGTGTCCCTTCACGGGGAGGACCAGGGTCTGGAGCAGTCGCTCAGCAGCTCCGTTGACTGCTCGTCCGTCACTTATTTCCCCGATGTGTCCGACCTGGAGCCACCGCTGCTGGAGCTAGGCTGGCCCGCCTTCACTGCTGGCTCCTACCGGGGTGTCACCCGGGCCGTCGCCCACTTCCAGCCCAACTATGGGGAGTGCATATACGGCTGCAAGGAGGCTGCGAGGCGCCTGATTAAAAGCGCCAGAGAG GTGATTGCCATAGTTACAGACTCCCTGACAGACCTGGATATCTTTAAGGATCTTCAGGAGGCGTGCGCCATCCGCAACGTCCCCGTCTACGTCCTGCTGGACCAATCATGCGCCCCTGCTTTCCTCAAGATGTGCAGAAATATTGGCGTTTGTTTGGATGACCTTCAG caaATGAGGGTGCGAACAATAACCGGGACAAATTTCTACATGAGATCAGGTGTGAAGGTCACCGGGAAGGTGCACGAGAGGTTTATGCTGATTGATGGGATCAAAGTTGCCACAGGCTCTTACAG GTTCGACTGGACTGATGGAAAACTCAACAGCAGCAACCTGGTGGAGCTCTCCGGTCAGATAACGGAGAAATTTGACGAGGAGTTCCGCATCCTGTACGCCCAGTCCTCCCCTATCAACGCTCGCAGACCCCCGGGCCTCCACGCGTCCCTCCTCCTCAAACACGCCGCCACCTCCTCTCCGCAGGTCGCCAGACAGAAGCCTGCAGATGCGGCGTGTCTGACCAGCACGCCCTGTCGTAAGCGCCAGACGGGAGCGGCGCCTCCTCTGTGTGAGCCTTCGACTCCGGAGCAGCGGAAAGCGAACCCGGCAGATCAATCGTCCACCGTGGATGAGCCCGAGCACATGCAGGAGGAGATCCTGGCTGGGAACGCTGCTCAGCTGCCCCCCGTGGTGGTCTTCGGCCACGCCTCTACGCAAGCCAGCCGCTCGCTGACGGACGCCGCCGTCCAGACTGACTTCCAGCTCCCTCGGCCAGACCAAAACGAGCTCCCCTCGCCAGGACGGATCACCCAGGCGCCTCCAGACGCCACCTTCGGAGAGCGCCAGCGCCGCTACGCCGTCATCCGCGCTAAGCTGGAGCACATGGTGACCAGCCTGTCTGAGAGGCGCGAGCTGGCAGATGCCAACGCCACCGCCGAGAGCcacaagagctgcagcaggccgAGGACGCACAAAGACGACATTCAGGAACCAGGAAGGCTGCCCTGA